The Ramlibacter pinisoli genome has a segment encoding these proteins:
- a CDS encoding alpha,alpha-trehalose-phosphate synthase (UDP-forming): MSRLVVVSNRVADPRKTAAGGLAVALGEVLNNSGGLWFGWSGKLVDRPAGSPQPVRMHHAGQVTLATMDLTRVDYDAFYVGYSNGVLWPVFHYRLDLADFDAGYIEGYRRVNQLFARQLLPLLRPDDILWVQDYHLIPLAAELRALGCQQRIGYFLHIPLPPPLILAAIPGHDWLVKGLCAYDLVGFQSGADLEHFTDTIRSEAHAQDLGEGRWRVFNRTLQAGAFPIGIDVQEFNALTQGIEAVDMYERMRREYSRRKLLVGVDRLDYSKGLPQRMRAFRELLAKYPDTRNSATLIQIASPSREDVSAYTDILHELESLCGSINGNYGELEWMPVRYMHRTVARSRLPGLYRASRVALVTPLRDGMNLVAKEFIASQDPEDPGVLVLSRFAGAAEQLKEALLVNPYDTEATAAAIHVALQMPVEERRERHVAMLATIRRTDVHWWCDSFLHLLGQTEAHESGTPWLRL, encoded by the coding sequence ATGTCGCGCCTGGTCGTCGTCTCCAACCGCGTCGCCGACCCGCGCAAGACCGCCGCCGGCGGGCTGGCGGTGGCCCTGGGCGAGGTGCTGAACAACAGCGGCGGGCTGTGGTTCGGCTGGAGCGGCAAGCTGGTCGACCGGCCGGCCGGCAGCCCGCAGCCGGTGCGGATGCACCACGCCGGCCAGGTCACGCTGGCCACCATGGACCTGACGCGCGTCGACTACGACGCCTTCTACGTCGGCTACTCGAACGGGGTGCTGTGGCCGGTGTTCCACTACCGGCTCGACCTGGCCGACTTCGATGCCGGCTACATCGAGGGCTACCGGCGCGTGAACCAGCTGTTCGCGCGCCAGCTGCTGCCGCTGCTGCGGCCCGACGACATCCTGTGGGTGCAGGACTACCACCTGATCCCGCTGGCGGCCGAACTGCGCGCGCTCGGCTGCCAGCAGCGCATCGGCTACTTCCTGCACATCCCGCTGCCGCCGCCGCTGATCCTGGCCGCCATCCCGGGGCACGACTGGCTGGTCAAGGGCCTGTGCGCCTACGACCTGGTGGGCTTCCAGAGCGGGGCCGACCTGGAGCACTTCACCGACACCATCCGCAGCGAGGCCCACGCGCAGGACCTGGGCGAGGGGCGCTGGCGGGTGTTCAACCGCACCCTGCAGGCGGGCGCGTTCCCGATCGGCATCGACGTGCAGGAGTTCAACGCGCTCACCCAGGGGATCGAGGCGGTCGACATGTACGAGCGGATGCGCCGGGAGTACTCGCGCCGCAAGCTGCTGGTGGGGGTGGACCGGCTCGACTACTCGAAGGGCCTGCCGCAGCGCATGCGCGCCTTCCGCGAGCTGCTGGCCAAGTACCCGGACACGCGCAACAGCGCCACGCTGATCCAGATCGCCTCGCCCAGCCGCGAGGACGTCAGCGCCTACACCGACATCCTGCACGAGCTCGAGAGCCTGTGCGGCTCGATCAACGGCAACTACGGCGAGCTCGAATGGATGCCGGTGCGCTACATGCACCGCACGGTGGCGCGCTCGCGCCTGCCGGGGCTGTACCGGGCCAGCCGGGTGGCGCTGGTGACGCCGCTGCGCGACGGCATGAACCTGGTGGCCAAGGAGTTCATCGCGTCGCAGGACCCCGAGGACCCCGGCGTGCTGGTGCTGTCGCGCTTCGCCGGCGCGGCCGAGCAGCTGAAAGAGGCGCTGCTGGTCAACCCGTACGACACCGAGGCCACCGCCGCCGCCATCCACGTCGCGCTGCAGATGCCGGTGGAGGAGCGGCGCGAGCGCCACGTGGCGATGCTGGCCACGATCCGCCGCACCGACGTGCACTGGTGGTGCGACTCGTTCCTGCACCTGCTCGGCCAGACCGAGGCCCACGAGAGCGGCACGCCCTGGCTGCGCCTGTGA
- a CDS encoding glycoside hydrolase family 15 protein yields MKANTSVQNLNLGIIGNCAYSALVDERGNIVWCCLPRFDSDPVFNGLLDPSENGSLWAFELEDFARSEHQYEPNTAILRTRLYDRQGQGIEITDFAPRFWSRGRTFRPLTMIRRVRVLGGTPRMRVVLRPRFDWGREVPHITRGSTHLRYVGSQQTLRVNTDAPIDYILSETFFVVDRPLNFILGPDETLTGGIEDTARAFEQDTASYWRNWSRALAVPLEWQDAVIRAAITLKLSLFEDTGAIVAAMTTSIPEAANSGRNWDYRYCWLRDAFFVVRALNSISEVATMEEYLRWLNNVVVRSRGGHIQPLYGVGQEENLGEAILEHLPGYRGMGPVRVGNQAAEHFQHDVYGNIVLGAAQAFHDHRLLKRAGRTEFASLEAVGEQAFRVYSEPDAGMWELRTRARIHTSSALMSWAACDRLAKVAVALGLKDRANYWAERATTIRERILNESWSEERQAFAESFGGRDLDASALLMAEVNIIDPRDPRFVATVDALEASLCDGPYMRRYEAADDFGKPETAFNICTFWRIDALARIGRKEQAREIFEVMLKSRNPLGLLSEDTHATTGEMWGNFPQTYSMVGLINAAVRLSTPWDTVI; encoded by the coding sequence ATGAAAGCCAACACCTCGGTCCAGAACCTCAACCTCGGCATCATCGGCAACTGCGCGTACAGCGCCCTGGTCGACGAGCGCGGCAACATCGTCTGGTGCTGCCTGCCGCGCTTCGACAGCGATCCGGTGTTCAACGGCCTGCTCGACCCGAGCGAGAACGGCAGCCTGTGGGCCTTCGAGCTGGAGGACTTCGCGCGCAGCGAGCACCAGTACGAGCCCAATACCGCCATCCTGCGCACACGGCTGTACGACCGCCAGGGCCAGGGCATCGAGATCACCGACTTCGCGCCGCGCTTCTGGAGCCGCGGCCGCACCTTCCGGCCGCTGACCATGATCCGCCGCGTGCGGGTGCTGGGCGGCACGCCGCGCATGCGGGTGGTGCTGCGGCCGCGCTTCGACTGGGGCCGCGAGGTGCCGCACATCACCCGCGGCAGCACCCACCTGCGCTACGTCGGCTCGCAGCAGACGCTGCGCGTCAACACCGACGCGCCGATCGACTACATCCTGTCCGAGACCTTCTTCGTGGTCGACCGGCCGCTGAACTTCATCCTCGGGCCGGACGAAACGCTCACCGGCGGCATCGAGGACACCGCGCGCGCCTTCGAGCAGGACACGGCGTCCTACTGGCGCAACTGGTCGCGCGCGCTGGCGGTGCCGCTGGAGTGGCAGGACGCGGTGATCCGGGCCGCCATCACGCTCAAGCTGTCGCTGTTCGAGGACACCGGCGCCATCGTGGCGGCGATGACCACCAGCATCCCCGAGGCGGCCAACAGCGGGCGCAACTGGGACTACCGCTACTGCTGGTTGCGCGACGCGTTCTTCGTCGTGCGCGCGCTCAACAGCATCTCCGAAGTGGCGACCATGGAGGAGTACCTGCGCTGGCTCAACAACGTGGTGGTGCGCTCGCGCGGCGGCCACATCCAGCCGCTGTACGGCGTCGGCCAGGAGGAGAACCTGGGCGAGGCCATCCTGGAGCACCTGCCCGGGTACCGCGGCATGGGGCCGGTGCGCGTGGGCAACCAGGCGGCCGAGCACTTCCAGCACGACGTGTACGGCAACATCGTGCTGGGCGCCGCCCAGGCCTTCCACGACCACCGGCTGCTCAAGCGCGCCGGGCGCACCGAGTTCGCCTCGCTCGAGGCGGTGGGCGAGCAGGCGTTCCGGGTCTACTCGGAACCCGACGCCGGCATGTGGGAGCTGCGCACGCGGGCGCGCATCCACACCTCGTCGGCGCTCATGAGCTGGGCCGCCTGCGACCGGCTGGCCAAGGTGGCCGTCGCGCTGGGCCTGAAGGACCGCGCCAACTACTGGGCCGAGCGCGCCACCACCATCCGCGAGCGCATCCTCAACGAATCGTGGAGCGAGGAGCGCCAGGCCTTCGCCGAGAGCTTCGGCGGCCGCGACCTCGATGCCAGCGCGCTGCTGATGGCGGAGGTGAACATCATTGACCCGCGCGACCCGCGCTTCGTGGCCACCGTCGACGCGCTCGAGGCCTCGCTGTGCGACGGCCCGTACATGCGCCGCTACGAGGCGGCCGACGATTTCGGCAAGCCGGAGACGGCGTTCAACATCTGCACCTTCTGGCGCATCGACGCGCTGGCGCGCATCGGCCGCAAGGAGCAGGCGCGCGAGATCTTCGAGGTCATGCTCAAGAGCCGCAACCCGCTCGGCCTGCTGTCCGAGGACACCCATGCCACCACCGGCGAGATGTGGGGAAACTTCCCGCAGACCTACTCCATGGTCGGCCTGATCAACGCCGCGGTCCGCCTGTCGACGCCGTGGGACACGGTGATCTGA
- the otsB gene encoding trehalose-phosphatase — protein MNFVDLLSPACALFLDFDGTLVDIAPEPGAVTVHSSLVPTLGALHQYLGGAVAVVSGRPIAEIDEFLAPLRLPTAGIHGVERRTAADVLVRAAAHPLQAVEAAAMALGAAHPALLIEHKQASIAVHYRRAPELEAVCLATMQDAIDRSPGLTLLRGKMVVEAKPGGASKGLAIEAFLNEPPYAGRVPVFIGDDVTDEAGFSAVQRLGGLGVKVGEGPTIAHQRLADPGALRQAFDTAMATKATARARA, from the coding sequence ATGAATTTCGTGGACCTGCTCAGTCCCGCCTGCGCCCTCTTCCTGGATTTCGACGGCACGCTGGTCGACATCGCACCGGAACCCGGCGCGGTGACCGTTCACTCCAGCCTGGTGCCCACGCTCGGCGCCCTGCACCAATACCTCGGCGGCGCGGTCGCGGTGGTGAGCGGCCGCCCGATCGCCGAGATCGACGAGTTCCTGGCGCCGCTGCGCCTGCCCACCGCCGGCATCCACGGCGTCGAGCGCCGGACCGCCGCCGACGTGCTGGTGCGCGCCGCCGCCCATCCCCTGCAGGCCGTCGAAGCGGCAGCGATGGCGCTGGGCGCCGCCCATCCGGCGCTGCTGATCGAACACAAACAGGCCTCGATCGCCGTCCACTACCGGCGCGCGCCGGAGCTCGAAGCCGTCTGCCTGGCCACCATGCAGGATGCGATCGACCGCTCGCCCGGGCTGACGCTGCTGCGCGGCAAGATGGTGGTGGAGGCCAAGCCGGGGGGCGCGAGCAAGGGCCTGGCCATCGAGGCCTTCCTCAACGAGCCACCGTATGCCGGCCGCGTGCCGGTGTTCATCGGCGACGACGTCACCGACGAGGCGGGTTTTTCCGCCGTCCAGCGCCTCGGCGGACTGGGCGTGAAGGTGGGGGAAGGCCCCACCATCGCCCACCAGCGTCTGGCCGATCCCGGCGCACTGCGCCAAGCATTCGATACCGCCATGGCCACCAAGGCCACGGCAAGGGCAAGGGCATGA
- a CDS encoding YSC84-related protein — MILVHRRTALAACAAVCGGAWLPSARADEYDEALATFKKAEETGKFFANAQGYALFPKILKGAIGIGGARGDGRVYEKGKLIGDSTMTQVSIGFQLGGEGFSELIFFENKAALDKFTAGDFEFSAGASAVALTAGAGAKAGTTGAGAGASITKEKAAAAAAYNNGMAVFTIVRGGLMYEVSLAGQKYSFKKR, encoded by the coding sequence ATGATCCTGGTCCATCGGCGCACGGCCTTGGCGGCTTGCGCGGCAGTGTGCGGCGGGGCGTGGCTCCCCTCGGCCCGGGCCGACGAGTACGACGAGGCCCTTGCCACTTTCAAGAAGGCCGAGGAAACCGGCAAGTTCTTCGCCAACGCGCAGGGCTACGCGCTCTTTCCCAAGATCCTGAAGGGCGCCATCGGCATCGGCGGCGCGCGCGGCGACGGCCGCGTCTACGAGAAGGGCAAGTTGATCGGCGATTCGACCATGACCCAGGTCTCGATCGGCTTCCAGCTCGGTGGCGAGGGCTTCTCGGAATTGATCTTCTTCGAGAACAAGGCCGCCCTGGACAAGTTCACGGCCGGCGACTTCGAGTTCAGCGCGGGCGCGTCCGCGGTGGCGCTCACGGCCGGCGCCGGCGCCAAGGCCGGCACCACCGGCGCCGGGGCCGGGGCCAGCATCACCAAGGAGAAGGCCGCCGCCGCAGCGGCCTACAACAACGGCATGGCGGTGTTCACCATCGTGCGCGGCGGCCTGATGTACGAGGTGTCGCTGGCCGGCCAGAAGTACTCGTTCAAGAAGCGCTGA
- a CDS encoding enoyl-CoA hydratase/isomerase family protein, with translation MDYARYQTLAISRRGPGGAVLDIQMRAANGKLPTAGHDGHRELAEIWRDVGADASVRCAVLRGEGQGFSGGGDLSLVQDMADDFEVRSRVWKEARDLVYNVINCDKPIVSALHGPAVGAGLVAGLLADIPIAARSAKIVDGHTRLGVAAGDHAAIVWPLLCGMAKAKYHLLLCEPVSGEEAERIGLVALAVDDDQLLPKAYEVADRLANGSQSAIRWTKYALNNWLRQAGPAFDASLALEFMGFAGPDVREGVASLRERRPPRFPGG, from the coding sequence ATGGACTACGCGCGCTACCAGACCCTCGCCATCAGCCGCCGCGGCCCCGGCGGCGCCGTCCTCGACATCCAGATGCGGGCGGCCAACGGCAAGCTGCCGACGGCCGGCCACGACGGCCACCGCGAGCTGGCCGAGATCTGGCGCGACGTCGGCGCCGACGCCAGCGTGCGCTGCGCCGTGCTGCGCGGCGAGGGCCAGGGCTTCTCCGGCGGCGGCGACCTGTCGCTGGTGCAGGACATGGCGGACGACTTCGAGGTGCGCAGCCGGGTCTGGAAGGAAGCGCGCGACCTGGTCTACAACGTCATCAACTGCGACAAGCCGATCGTCAGCGCGCTGCATGGCCCGGCCGTCGGTGCCGGGCTGGTCGCCGGCCTGCTGGCCGACATCCCGATCGCGGCCCGCAGCGCGAAGATCGTCGACGGCCACACCCGCCTGGGCGTGGCGGCGGGCGACCATGCGGCCATCGTCTGGCCGCTGCTGTGCGGCATGGCCAAGGCCAAGTACCACCTGCTGCTGTGCGAACCGGTCAGCGGCGAGGAAGCCGAGCGCATCGGCCTGGTGGCGCTGGCGGTGGACGACGACCAGCTGCTGCCCAAGGCCTACGAGGTGGCCGACCGGCTGGCCAACGGCAGCCAGAGCGCGATCCGCTGGACCAAGTACGCGCTCAACAACTGGCTGCGCCAGGCCGGGCCCGCCTTCGACGCCTCGCTTGCCCTGGAATTCATGGGATTCGCCGGCCCGGACGTGCGCGAGGGCGTGGCCTCGCTGCGCGAGCGCCGGCCACCGCGCTTCCCCGGCGGTTGA
- a CDS encoding DUF2946 family protein, which produces MDRLRQTRYLARLVLAWFALAVGVAIASPVVNPQGVQLICSGAGGMTLKTLAGDDGTPAVQHTLDCPLCAAVAPPPPAVNAAPLALPLGHVVQSIPAARHAARIAAPLPARGPPSLS; this is translated from the coding sequence ATGGACCGCCTGCGCCAGACCCGCTACCTCGCCCGCCTCGTGCTGGCCTGGTTCGCGCTGGCCGTGGGCGTGGCCATCGCCTCCCCGGTCGTCAACCCGCAGGGTGTCCAGCTCATCTGCAGCGGCGCCGGCGGCATGACCCTGAAGACGCTGGCCGGCGACGACGGCACGCCGGCCGTCCAGCACACGCTCGACTGCCCGCTGTGCGCGGCGGTCGCGCCGCCGCCGCCGGCGGTCAACGCCGCGCCGCTGGCGCTGCCGCTCGGCCACGTGGTCCAGTCCATCCCGGCCGCGCGCCATGCCGCGCGAATCGCCGCCCCCCTGCCCGCGCGCGGGCCACCGTCGCTCTCCTGA
- a CDS encoding TonB-dependent receptor, with translation MRPTRLALALALGFPCTQAPAQEAPAKALGMVTINGGQPTSLPTQIPATMEGMDREQIERSINATDSADVLKYFPSLLVRKRYPGDFNHAILSSRASGTGNSARSLVYADGILLSNLLGNGVGGLSFPPRWGLVTPEEIDRVDVMYGPFSAAYPGNSVGAVVDYTTRMPTRLEGHAKLGYSLQPFQLYGTDASYRTWHANASLGSRAGDWSWWLAADRGDAESQPLTFATRLVSTGTPVGAGVPVTGAVPDRNNANQPWYILGASTQYHTVQDHVKAKVAYDFPQQVRASYTLGWWQNSAQGNSASYLRNSAGAPVTSGPISIGGSTFAPVTGADLPLLDESATHWIHGFSVRSRTQGVFDWEATASLYDYARDLKRQTAVTNTLPGAASGGPGTVADGSGTGWSTLALRGTWRPAGMKGPHIVEGGVQQDDYKLSYRTSTITGNWLADPGGALASDVGGRTRLRSLWGQDAWAFAPDWKAVLGARAERWSAYSGFTTITAAPAVNTAWPERTESHLSPKLAVSWQTRSDLVLKAAAGRAVRFPTVAELYGATSTTNSAFINDPNLRPERSWTGELTAEKDVGNGVARATLFYEDTHDALYTQTTFDTVANRNVSRVQNVGRIVTKGIELAWNGADVVWRGLDLQASLTWADSRIKENAGFVTVPGDTIGKRQPNVPELRASGLASWHWSERWTTSVGARYSGTQYRTLDNSDVNGNTYMGVSPFFVVDVRARVQIDKTFSAAFGIDNLNNRTYWNFHPYPQRTYFAEVRADL, from the coding sequence ATGCGCCCCACCCGTCTTGCCCTGGCGCTGGCCCTGGGCTTCCCGTGCACGCAGGCGCCCGCCCAGGAGGCGCCGGCCAAGGCGCTCGGCATGGTCACCATCAACGGCGGCCAGCCGACCTCGCTGCCGACCCAGATCCCCGCCACCATGGAGGGGATGGACCGCGAGCAGATCGAGCGGTCCATCAACGCCACCGACAGCGCCGACGTCCTCAAGTACTTCCCCAGCCTGCTGGTGCGCAAGCGCTACCCGGGCGACTTCAACCATGCCATCCTGTCCAGCCGGGCCTCGGGCACCGGCAACAGCGCCCGCTCGCTGGTCTATGCCGACGGCATCCTGCTGTCCAACCTGCTGGGCAATGGCGTCGGCGGCCTGTCGTTCCCGCCCCGCTGGGGCCTGGTGACGCCGGAGGAGATCGACCGGGTCGACGTCATGTACGGGCCGTTCTCGGCCGCCTACCCGGGCAACTCGGTCGGCGCAGTGGTCGACTACACCACGCGGATGCCGACCCGGCTCGAGGGCCACGCCAAGCTGGGCTATTCGCTGCAGCCCTTCCAGCTCTACGGCACCGACGCCAGCTACCGCACCTGGCACGCCAATGCCTCGCTGGGCAGCCGGGCCGGTGACTGGAGCTGGTGGCTGGCCGCCGACCGCGGCGACGCCGAGAGCCAGCCGCTCACCTTCGCCACCCGGCTGGTGAGCACCGGCACGCCGGTCGGCGCCGGCGTGCCGGTCACCGGCGCCGTGCCGGACCGCAACAACGCCAACCAGCCCTGGTACATCCTGGGCGCCAGCACCCAGTACCACACGGTGCAGGACCACGTGAAGGCCAAGGTCGCCTACGACTTCCCGCAGCAGGTGCGGGCCAGCTACACGCTCGGCTGGTGGCAGAACTCGGCCCAGGGCAACTCGGCCAGCTATCTGCGCAACAGCGCCGGCGCGCCGGTGACCAGCGGGCCGATCAGCATCGGCGGCTCGACCTTCGCGCCCGTGACCGGCGCCGACCTGCCGCTGCTGGACGAGAGCGCCACCCACTGGATCCACGGCTTCTCGGTGCGCAGCCGCACCCAGGGCGTGTTCGACTGGGAGGCGACGGCCAGCCTGTACGACTACGCGCGCGACCTGAAGCGGCAGACCGCCGTGACCAACACGCTGCCGGGCGCGGCCAGCGGCGGCCCCGGGACGGTCGCCGACGGCAGCGGCACCGGCTGGTCGACGCTGGCCCTGCGCGGCACCTGGCGGCCGGCGGGCATGAAGGGCCCGCACATCGTCGAGGGCGGGGTGCAGCAGGACGACTACAAGCTGTCCTACCGCACCTCGACGATCACGGGCAACTGGCTGGCCGACCCGGGCGGCGCCCTGGCCAGCGACGTCGGCGGCCGCACCCGCCTGCGCAGCCTGTGGGGCCAGGATGCCTGGGCCTTCGCACCGGACTGGAAGGCGGTGCTGGGCGCCCGGGCGGAGCGCTGGTCGGCCTACTCGGGCTTCACCACCATCACCGCGGCGCCGGCGGTGAACACGGCCTGGCCGGAGCGCACCGAGAGCCACCTGTCGCCCAAGCTCGCCGTGTCCTGGCAGACCCGGTCCGACCTGGTGCTCAAGGCGGCGGCCGGGCGGGCGGTGCGCTTTCCCACGGTGGCCGAGTTGTACGGCGCCACCTCCACCACCAACTCGGCGTTCATCAACGACCCCAACCTGCGGCCCGAGCGCTCGTGGACCGGCGAGCTCACCGCCGAGAAGGACGTGGGCAACGGGGTCGCCCGGGCCACGCTGTTCTACGAGGACACGCACGACGCGCTGTACACCCAGACCACGTTCGACACCGTGGCCAACCGCAACGTGAGCCGGGTGCAGAACGTCGGCCGCATCGTCACCAAGGGCATCGAGCTGGCCTGGAACGGCGCCGACGTGGTCTGGCGCGGCCTGGACCTGCAGGCCAGCCTGACCTGGGCCGACTCGCGCATCAAGGAGAACGCCGGCTTCGTCACCGTGCCCGGCGACACCATCGGCAAGCGCCAGCCCAACGTGCCCGAGCTTCGCGCCTCCGGCCTGGCCAGCTGGCACTGGAGCGAGCGCTGGACGACCTCGGTGGGGGCGCGCTACAGCGGCACCCAGTACCGCACCCTGGACAACAGCGACGTCAACGGCAACACCTACATGGGCGTGAGCCCCTTCTTCGTCGTCGACGTGCGCGCCCGGGTGCAGATCGACAAGACGTTCAGCGCGGCGTTCGGCATCGACAACCTGAACAACCGCACCTACTGGAATTTCCACCCCTACCCGCAACGAACCTACTTCGCGGAAGTGAGAGCCGACCTATGA
- a CDS encoding YcnI family protein, giving the protein MNHHLLSPLALVLGLGLASSAGAHVVLEYQVAPADSAYKATFKVGHGCGSAATRQVSVAIPAGVAGARPMPKPGWTVEIQREKLAQPFTSHGRTVTEDVTRITWTARSAADALPSDQYDEFVLVAQLPGRAGPLYWPLSQVCDPGRLDWVEVPKPGQSIADLKSPAAVLEVLPAAGASSHRH; this is encoded by the coding sequence ATGAACCACCACCTCCTCTCCCCCCTCGCCCTGGTCCTGGGACTGGGCCTGGCCTCGTCGGCCGGCGCGCACGTCGTGCTCGAATACCAGGTCGCGCCGGCCGACAGTGCGTACAAGGCGACCTTCAAGGTCGGCCACGGCTGCGGCAGCGCGGCGACCCGCCAGGTCAGCGTGGCCATCCCGGCCGGCGTGGCCGGCGCGCGCCCCATGCCCAAGCCGGGCTGGACGGTGGAGATCCAGCGCGAGAAGCTGGCCCAGCCCTTCACCAGCCACGGCCGCACCGTCACCGAGGACGTGACCCGCATCACCTGGACCGCGCGCAGCGCGGCCGACGCCTTGCCGAGCGACCAGTACGACGAGTTCGTGCTGGTGGCCCAGCTGCCGGGGCGCGCCGGGCCGCTGTATTGGCCCCTCAGCCAGGTGTGCGATCCGGGCCGCCTGGACTGGGTCGAGGTGCCCAAGCCGGGACAATCGATCGCCGACCTCAAGAGCCCCGCCGCGGTGCTCGAAGTGCTGCCCGCCGCCGGCGCCAGCAGCCACCGCCACTGA
- a CDS encoding copper chaperone PCu(A)C, whose translation MTKTRPFLAAALLLAAGAAFAQAAAPVTAQLPWARPTVQGQRSGGVYVTLTASEPVTLVGAATPIAGTAEVHEMKLEGDVMRMRALERLELPAGKAVELKPGGNHLMLQELKAPLQAGTSIPLTLTFRTARGEQRQLALQVPVSATPPKELGAAAAAGAHKH comes from the coding sequence ATGACCAAGACCCGACCTTTCCTCGCCGCCGCCCTGCTGCTGGCCGCCGGTGCCGCCTTCGCCCAGGCCGCCGCGCCCGTCACCGCGCAACTGCCCTGGGCCCGCCCCACGGTGCAGGGCCAGCGCAGCGGCGGCGTGTACGTGACGCTGACCGCTTCCGAGCCGGTCACGCTGGTGGGCGCCGCGACGCCGATCGCCGGCACCGCCGAGGTCCACGAGATGAAGCTCGAGGGCGACGTGATGCGCATGCGCGCGCTCGAGCGGCTGGAGCTGCCGGCCGGCAAGGCGGTGGAACTCAAGCCCGGCGGCAACCACCTGATGCTGCAGGAGCTCAAGGCGCCGCTGCAGGCCGGCACCAGCATCCCGCTGACGCTGACCTTCCGCACCGCCCGTGGCGAGCAGCGGCAGCTGGCGCTGCAGGTGCCGGTGTCGGCCACCCCGCCCAAGGAGCTGGGCGCCGCGGCGGCGGCCGGCGCGCACAAGCACTGA